From the Lolium rigidum isolate FL_2022 chromosome 2, APGP_CSIRO_Lrig_0.1, whole genome shotgun sequence genome, one window contains:
- the LOC124692478 gene encoding kinesin-like protein KIN-7C produces the protein MGAIGGDESVQWDSMNGADAVNGGGSGAGRLDRIQVLVRVRPLSEKEIARGEPAEWECINDSTIMFRSTFPDRPTAPTAYTFDRVFHSECNTKEVYEEGVKEVALSVVSGINSSVFAYGQTSSGKTYTMTGVTECTVADIYDYINKHEERAFVLKFSAIEIYNEVLRDLLSAENTPLRLWDDAEKGTYVENLTEVILRDWNHLKGLTAVCEAQRKTGETFLNEKSSRSHQILKLTVESSAREFLGKDKSTTLMASVSFIDLAGSERASQAMSAGTRLKEGCHINKSLLSLGTVIRKLSMGSNAHIPYRDSKLTRILQPSLGGNARTAIICTLSPATSHIEQSRNTLFFGSCAKDVATNAQVNVVMSDKTLVKQLQKEVARLESELRHPVSSSSLESQVKEKDNQIRKMEKEIKELKSQRDLAESRLQDLLQVVGDLDPKHKVSGKRSVRSPPSVGMPPSMSRDDSSQISHDDSDHYKEVRCIETNGTQGNECLSLSAGESTSPRDSNRNSSRRGNDLNASVNSRPLGETPITLEQHLENIRRPFISKDLGSSVRNTSSCRVIGRSRSCRSLTGSTLLDDLEMEDCTPVNRSLVIFPGRPEEYHRRGSALNYDAGSETLSRAGSMLSEMSTSKGATKANSSAAGDAEFTGIGEFVAELKEMAQVHYKKQLGDQSANGKSIGLDPIMDALQSPSRWPLEFEKKQQQIIELWHACSISLVHRTYFFLLFKGESADSIYMEVELRRLSFLRDTYSKGSTPSNVIVGSLSSSPVASAKKLQREREMLARQMQKRFSVEERNHMYTKWSVSLDSKKRKLQVARRLWTETTDLEHVRESASLVARLIGLQEPGQVLREMFGLSFAPQQPPTRRSSNGWRYGIASFS, from the exons ATGGGGGCGATTGGAGGTGACGAGTCGGTGCAGTGGGACAGCATGAACGGAGCTGACGCGGTGAACGGCGGTGGAAGCGGTGCGGGGAGGCTCGATAGGATACAGGTGCTAGTGAGGGTGAGACCGCTGAGTGAGAAGGAGATTGCAAGGGGCGAGCCTGCGGAGTGGGAGTGCATCAATGACAGCACCATCATGTTCCGGAGCACCTTCCCCGATCGACCCACCGCTCCAACCGCATACACGTTTG ACAGGGTATTTCATTCTGAATGCAATACCAAAGAAGTCTATGAGGAAGGGGTTAAGGAAGTTGCCCTCTCTGTAGTTAGTGGCATTAACT caaGTGTTTTTGCCTACGGACAAACAAGTAGTGGAAAGACGTACACTATGACTGGAGTGACAGAATGCACAGTAGCAGATATATATGATTACATTAACAAG CATGAAGAAAGAGCATTTGTGTTGAAATTCTCGGCAATTGAAATATATAATGAAGTCTTAAGGGATCTTCTGAGCGCAGAAAATACTCCTCTTAGACTTTGGGATGATGCAGAG AAAGGGACCTATGTGGAAAATCTAACAGAGGTTATATTAAGGGACTGGAACCACCTCAAGGGTCTTACTGCTGTGTGTGAAG CTCAAAGAAAGACAGGGGAGACCTTCTTAAATGAGAAAAGCTCTAGATCCCATCAAATTCTTAAATTG ACTGTTGAAAGTTCTGCTCGTGAATTCTTAGGGAAGGACAAGTCAACTACCCTTATGGCTAGTGTG AGCTTTATTGATCTGGCGGGAAGTGAGCGTGCATCTCAGGCGATGTCAGCTGGCACGAGGCTGAAAGAAGGTTGCCATATCAATAAAAGTTTGCTTTCCCTTGGCACTGTCATTAGGAAGCTAAG CATGGGGAGTAACGCACACATACCGTATAGAGATTCCAAGCTTACACGCATATTACAGCCATCTTTGGGAGGTAATGCAAGAACTGCAATTATATGTACACTCAGCCCTGCGACAAGTCACATTGAGCAATCAAGAAATACACTGTTCTTTGGGAGTTGTGCAAAGGATGTAGCTACAAATGCTCAGGTTAATGTGGTCATGTCTGATAAAACACTAGTTAAGCAATTGCAAAAAGAAGTTGCTAGATTGGAGAGTGAGTTGCGTCACCCAGTTTCCAGTTCCAGCCTGGAATCACAAGTGAAAGAAAAAGACAACCAAATCAGAAAG ATGGAAAAAGAAATTAAAGAACTGAAGTCACAACGTGATCTGGCTGAGTCTAGGTTGCAGGATTTGCTGCAGGTTGTTGGCGACCTTGACCCAAAGCACAAG GTATCAGGAAAGCGATCAGTCAGAAGTCCTCCATCTGTTGGAATGCCCCCAAGCATGAGCAGAGATGACAGTTCTCAGATATCTCATGATGATTCAGATCATTACAAGGAAGTGCGGTGTATAGAGACCAATGGAACTCAAGGAAATGAATGCTTATCTCTATCAGCTGGTGAAAGTACCAGCCCACGAGATTCAAACAGGAATTCTAGCAGGCGTGGTAATGATTTAAATGCGTCAGTGAATTCAAGGCCCCTTGGTGAAACTCCCATTACCttggagcaacatttggagaacatCAGAAGGCCTTTTATCAGTAAAGATCTAGGATCTTCAGTGCGCAACACATCGAGCTGTAGAGTAATTGGTAGAAGCAGGAGCTGTAGATCACTAACAGGGTCTACTCTACTTGATGATCTGGAGATGGAGGATTGCACACCAGTAAACAGAAGCTTGGTGATCTTCCCAGGAAGACCTGAAGAGTATCATAGAAGAGGATCTGCATTAAATTACGATGCAGGGAGTGAAACTCTTTCAAGGGCAGGTTCCATGCTTTCCGAAATGAGCACATCGAAGGGTGCAACCAAGGCAAATAGTTCTGCTGCAGGTGATGCAGAATTTACCGGTATAGGTGAATTTGTTGCTGAACTTAAGGAGATGGCTCAGGTTCATTATAAGAAACAGTTAGGTGACCAG AGTGCAAATGGAAAGAGCATTGGATTAGACCCGATCATGGATGCCTTGCAATCACCTTCTCGATGGCCATTGGAATTCGAGAAGAAACAGCAACAGATCATCGAGCTTTGGCACGCTTGCAGTATTTCCTTGGTCCACAGGACATACTTCTTCTTGCTATTCAAAGGAGAATCAGCCGACTCCATCTACATGGAAGTGGAGCTTCGGAGGCTATCCTTCCTTAGAGATACTTACTCTAAGGGCAGCACTCCCAGCAATGTGATCGTAGGCAGCCTCAGTTCTTCCCCTGTTGCGAG CGCCAAAAAGCTGCAACGAGAGAGGGAGATGCTTGCCAGGCAGATGCAGAAGCGATTCTCGGTGGAGGAAAGGAACCACATGTACACGAAATGGAGTGTCTCACTGGACTCCAAGAAGAGGAAGCTGCAGGTCGCTCGCCGCCTCTGGACCGAGACGACAGACCTGGAGCATGTCAGAGAGAGCGCGTCCCTTGTCGCCAGGCTGATCGGGCTCCAGGAGCCAGGGCAGGTCCTCAGGGAGATGTTCGGGCTCAGCTTCGCGCCGCAGCAGCCTCCGACCCGGCGATCCTCGAACGGGTGGAGATACGGGATCGCTTCGTTTAGTTGA
- the LOC124690242 gene encoding RING-H2 finger protein ATL79-like codes for MTHRSNHTAASPPANNATAPSPRRPAPLPPSPGDAAWGPYASSRAFLSNVATILIILACVSLLAFSLHAAARCLLRLLARRRARPPTPKPVPDADAGWPAEAGVQLAGGWADAECAICLSELVAAEGGERVRVLPACGHGFHGACVDGWLAARASCPTCRAPSRLSLAGEP; via the coding sequence ATGACGCACCGGAGCAACCACACCGCCGCGTCGCCCCCGGCGAACAACGCCACGGCCCCGTCTCCCCGGCGGCCGGCGCCGCTGCCTCCATCCCCCGGCGACGCGGCGTGGGGCCCCTACGCCAGCTCCCGGGCGTTCCTCTCCAACGTGGCCACCATCCTCATCATCCTCGCCTGCGTCTCCCTCCTGGCCTTCtccctccacgccgccgcccgctgcctcctccgcctcctcgcccgccgccgcgcgcggccgcccACGCCCAAGCCCGTGCCCGACGCCGACGCAGGGTGGCCGGCGGAGGCCGGGGTTCAGCTGGCCGGCGGGTGGGCCGACGCGGAGTGCGCCATCTGCCTCTCGgagctggtggcggcggagggcggcgagCGCGTCCGCGTGCTCCCGGCGTGCGGCCACGGCTTCCACGGCGCCTGCGTGGACGGCTGGCTCGCGGCGCGCGCGTCCTGCCCCACCTGCCGCGCGCCGTCCCGCCTGTCCCTGGCAGGAGAGCCCTAG